The DNA region TGTCCCTAAACATGAAGCACGATGTCACTGCCTCTATcaatgtgtatttatgttttaaaaacaatataaGCACTTACAGTTACATTCAATGTATGTTTATAATTATGATGTTATACCGATGTAGTAACGCCTTTGTTTcggttgtttgtttttctgggaGGTCTGTCCCAAAGCTACTGACACCTTAATGCCACTTGATCCTTAATAGATGCAAAACGCAGAAAAAAAACGTAGTGTGGTTGAATGTTAATACACGTATTAAAAGTGTTCAGACTACAAAATAATGACTAAACTCTTTCATTTAAGGACAAAGGATTTCATACCCAGTATGTATTTCTGTCCAATATAAACATATCGCTCAATAATAACTGAAGCTCATGTTTGGATATTTAGCCTTGATATAAACATTATCATATATATTTAAAGTTTATCTATTCTTGTAATCCAAAAATTTATTGTCTGACTGAgattttgtttgcatttgtatCTGCTGGATGAGaagctttattttttaataaataaacgtGTCTATTTGAACTAATGTCTAGATTAATGTTACAGATCTGGGTTATGAAATGGCTTTTGGTGGTCAGGAAAATGGGCAGACCTCTTGTCTTAATGTTAAATAAGGACTTTGTCTGTACAGATGTCGGAGATGCCTTTTGATTTGTCTCCAAATGCAAATGTGATGAGAATATGTACTGGTGTCAGAAAAAGCATAAAACATATTCAGTAGTTCTCATGTATATAGGTTTTTGTGGTGCTACGTTTAGTATACTATACTATCACGATGAGGCAGTTTAACATTGTATGGTGAAAGGTACACGTTGCTGTCACTGGGGCTGTAGGCGAACAAACACACTGCTGATCTCATCAGGAGGTTTTACTCTGAATAGGAGCCAATAACAGTGAATTCccagcagctgaagctcagcGAGCCCAGGAGTCACTCTGTGATTTCACCCCAGCTAATATCAGTTGCTACATACTTTACCTTTAAGTGTGAACTCAGAAAGCCCTCGTACTGTACCTGCACTCCTCACTCACACATACGCAACATATTAGACTCATCCTTTCATCTAATTCCTTTGCCCTGGATCTGTTGAGGTTATctgaatttttttgttttcctctgtaAGACTAAACACAAATGGGTCACTAGTGATCTGGAGAAGGTCAGAGAGAATTGCCTACCAGTACAATGTCGTGTTAGCATTGACTGAACAAGAACTTTCCTATTTTTCTACGATAACGTGAATGTTATGTAATTCTTTTCTCCACTGGTTCCATACATGCTCCGATTTGACCGCTATGAAATGCAATAGTCATGATCCTCTTGGATGAACATAATGTAGCAAAGGATGCAGTGTTTAAACTGACTGCTACTATATGTCAAGTGTGATGATGTATTGCTTTAATGACCCATTTTTGTCAAATATTTTACTTAATAGTCTTGCTTTTTGCTCTTTATTATTTCTGTCTGGGAGCATAGGTTGTTATTTAGCAAAAATGGGGGGAACAGGATGTGATACAGACACACATCTATTGATGAATGTTATTTTGGACACAGGGATATTCACACATATACATAACTAGCTCATGATGGTGCTTTATTAaattgtgtacagtatatttccaGTGCATCTAAATCAACCCAAATTACTGGTTTGCTGCACAAGGCTAGAAATTACTACTTACATAACTTTATAACTATGatttaaacttgttttattCATGATGTGGACCAAAGTCTATGACATATTTCTCATGTGGCTTTTGCAGACCCTGCTCTCTCATTTCCTTTGACCATATCTTAGGCTCTAGCCCCTTTTGCTGTCCTTCAGAAGTTTACATCATAAGGTTTTTTCATAGTTTCTAGTATGCCAAGGCTGGAGGAGTTGCCTCATGAATGATGGTTTGACCAAATGCTATTCCTTTCCACTTTCAGAAAAggtgatttaaataaacaaggTATTATATGGTGCATGTCtcagtttttttaaatgatttaattattattacaatatattTTTGCAAGTGAAATAAAGATAATTTTACATCTGGCTTTGAGTTGAGACTGCAGGACATGAGCTAGTGTTTTTTTTGCAATGATTTTTATAATCAGCCTTCTTTGTGACAGTGAAGTCAGTTTTTTTCTTTAGCATTTGGCTAAAGCAAATAAGCTCAAtactttaataaataattatttacttttactcACTTTACTTCCGAATTCTGCTAGAGAATGAACAGACAGTTCGTGGTATTAACTGTCCTGGATGTATTATTTCTTCTCATTATGAACCTATGAACAGTGCATGAAATCTGTCATGACACTGGTAATCGTGAGTCGTGGTAAATGTTATCGGTCTGTGTCGCCACCTAGCGTCATAAAGAGAACTACAGGAACCATAGATTTTTTTCGTTTTCGCCTGCGGGAAGTTACGTCACAGGAAGTGCTGCTCGTCGTTCGGTGTAAACATGGCGTCCGTAACAACAGGTGAGCGCATAAAGGCCCGGCTACTGATCGATTATAGCTATATTATTTTAGGATTCTTAATTAAATGCGGCTGCTGTCTCGGCTTGACACCATATATAGCGCCAATTTAATTGAATGTTTCCTTAGTGGATGTCGCTGCTGCTCAGTAGGGTCATTTTAATTCATGGCTAACACGATGCTAGCACAGAAAGCTAACAACCGGTTTTCATAGCGAGCTGACATTCATGCCTTTAGCTCATTTGAATGAATAAAGTCGATATTTGGGAACGAAAATGTGCTTGCAGTTGTTTACTGTGTGAATCCCCGGAGGTGTTAATTCGAATAGACTGGTTTCCTCCTTGTCAAGATGGACACTGATCCTATACGTGCCAAGTGCACATTTAGCCGCCGTGTGATTTTTGTCTCTTAGTAACTATGAGTTCATCAGTCAGAGCCTTTGTTTTGGCAGCTGCTGTGCCCCTCCATCCTGTATCTGTTACTCGTTTCATCACCGTTGTTATAAATAGCCCTCAGCTGGCCTCGGTCAGCATGCTTCAGACTCCAGtgtgctgctgtctgctctGGTTTAGCTCTTCTTGTGTGCCAGGCCCATCTCCCATCCTcactgtaatgtaatgtaatgtcatTGTAGTTTCAATCAGCTGGGAAGTTTATGATGAGTTATTGTTTTAAGTAAGGAGTATGAGtattctggctgctctttgcCTAAATACGGGTATAGTTgaagaaatgttttaatttcaagCAATCATTATAATCACaataatattgtatttttagactTATATGATATGGATGAAACCAGGTATTCTTTGCTGTCTTGTTTTCAAAACACCCTTTTTTTAATCTCTAGCCACCTCAGAGTGGATTCAGTTTTTTAAGGATGCCGGGATCCCAGCTGGCCTCGCTGTTACTTATGCAGTCTCATTTGTGGATAACAGGTAAGCTTGTATGTTTTATAGGCCTGATATAGAATTGTATTTCGGTACATCGATCCCCTGTCATTGTTCATTGCTTATGCCACCGCAGAATTCAGAAGACCATGCTCATGGACCTCAGCAAGGACATCATGATGGACCTTGGAATAACCGTGGTTGGTGACATCATTGCCATTCTTAAACATGCCAAACAGGTGTACAGGCAGGTGAGCTCGGTCTAACAAATTATTGAAAGAGACACTGTCATCAtcaatgttttaaatataatCCCAGTTTTGCTGAAGTACCGATACTTATCAATACTGTCATTATCTACTATAGTgtattttatatacatacaaattAAAAGTGTTGGTCAGCTACAGGTATTAATTATTGGTAGGGCTGCAATTAacgattatttatttataatggaTTAAGCTGTCGATAATTTTTTTTGATTAATCAGATTAATCggataaaaaaatattatttgatgttttgcttgttGGAGGTCCCTTATCAGGGTTTTTTGAATAAAAAattgattttgactctttaaatctcaaacaaaacacaaaattcatcgtttgaataataaaacttcaatatccaaaatatgaataaacaaagcaagcatagagttttgttccaacgtgaagatctgcagcagctccagcttcgcCGACTAATCGATAACAGcatatcatcattattatttccATCATTGATTATTATcgatttgttgttgcagccctaattATTGGTCAGTATTGAAATTAAGTTTTGTCTGGTAATTGtctgtatttaaaaatgtgtgaaatgtggTTTTCAGTAATAATTTGCTGCAAGCAGTAGTAAACATGGGAAAAATTGAAATTTCCtcattagtcccacagtggggaaatttgttctctgcatttgacccatccatctggaggagcagtgagctgccacacgAGCGCTCGGGGAACTAAGTGTCTTACTCGAGGACATGCCTggtgctctacctactgagctgcCAGGCCACAATATGTGTCATATCTTGACTGTGGACAGTGAGTCTGACATGCTCTTATCATAAATGTATTGCCACTCTGCCATCTGTAGGACATGTGTAAAATGGCCACAGAAGCCATCTCCTCAGGACAGACCAGTGTTCAAGCTGAACTTAGAAGAACTGCAAATACTCGTGAGTAACAATATATTATGACCTTTATAAGGATGATGAAGaatttctttgtgtgtctcaCTTACCTGTAAATCGGCCTAGTCAAATTTTACCAAGAGAGACTGTATCACATGACGCTGTTCATAGGAAACATGCTAAATCACAGTTGCTTCTCAAATGTTTCTTATTAGCTGCCACCCGTATGATTGCCAATGCTTTGAGCCACGACTCCCCTCCCAATACTCCAGCCCGTCGACCAGACAACCGCCTCTCGGTCACCGTCTCCAACACGCAAGCAAACAAAGGTAGCAAAGCAGGTAAGTATTTTGAAAACAAATCCCTAACGTCCTGTTCCTCTGGAGCCACGAGtcctgtctttttattttattttagttccTACCTCTGTTTAATCCTCGTGTACCCAACGCTTTATTGTCAGTTGTAAGTCAACCAGCTGATGAGGGGAATGGTTTGCCAGCAGTGAAGCGCCGGCGAGTCACAGCTGAGATGGAAGGCAAGTACATAATCAACATGCCCAAAGGCACCACACCTCGTACACGCCGCATCCTGGCTCAGCAGACCAAGaaaggtacagtaggtgtgacccagtggtttCGCCAACTCCCTCAAGTGATGCTGTTTCTCACTACAACTAATCAGTACTAAATGTTCTCATGGACCTGTGTCATACTAAAATAAACGGGCACCTAGTGCTAATTGAGAGCATGTTTGTCTTTAACTCATACCTATCACAGTTCCTAGTCTTCATTAATACTTCCCACTGTACCCACACGTCTTCCCACTGTCGGACCTTGTTTGAGTCTTTGCTTCGTCTAGATCTTACCCTCTGTTGATTTTGGTCTTTCCTATATGTggggccactgtcctgctggttttttcaactctccctgccGCACCTACTACTGATTatcttgaccaggtgtgttaagtcaatgaaaagctggaaaagccaacgaACACACCTGATAAAAGTAATcggcagagagagttggagaaccagcagggacaggagctgcagcaggactgaAGCTTGACACCTGCGCATATAGCAATAGGTTTTAAGCTCGGTTGTGCTTCTGTATGTCTTTACAAACCACCTTCTCTTTCAAAAGATTTTCTAAAGACTGTGTCATAAGATTAAACTGTGACTAGTTGTATCTTGACTTTAAACCTTGTTTTAGACTTCTACGATATTAAACAGGAATGTGTTACATCAAATACAAATTGTTTAGCCAGTCCAGTGACTGTATCTTACTTGGGATAAGGTGGTATAGacagtaaaacattttgaaaGCATTTGGAAATTGTGTCGTGGCAACTGCAAAAGCAAGATGCCCAACTGCCATGAATCAACTTGTAGAGATTAGTGTTAACTTACAGAAAATGACGCCAATAAAAAGTTGATCAAAATGGAACAGAAATGTGATTTGGCCCATGggtcttttctgttttgtgcgAGTTATTTTATCACTATCACTTATCAAACCTAGCACTTCACAGTCGATGCGTCACATTGTCATTTTTGTGTAAAACTTTCTGCTCTTTCAAAGGTTTGAAGCGCACCTCTGTGTTTGCAAGACTTGGAGCTGAATCTAAGGCAGACACGACAACGACGAATAACAAGGTGAGACCAGTTTTATTGTTACACAAGGCTGCAGCCTTTCTCTGACCATAACCAAGTGCTGTCACAATAAACACTTATAATGCTGCAGTCAGGGCATTATTTGGAACAGTCAATTGTAATGACATTTTCGACAAAAGGTGATTTGCACTTTAGTTGAATAAAGAGCTGTTTCATTTGGGTCATGTTTGGCAGCCCACCGGGGTGTTCAGTCGTCTGGACCAAGGGGTTCAAGATGAAGACAGACTGAAACCAGCAAAAGTGGTTGGAAACATGGTTGTAGATGAGGAGGATGACAGTGATGAAGAAGGCTCCGTCCTCCAGTACGCTGGTGTCCTCAAGAAACCGCCAGCCCCCCAAAAGAAGGAGCCAGCAAGAAAACCACCTCCCACCACACTGCGGCGCCTGGGAGGCAAATTCAAACTGCCTCCCTCCGACACgccctcatcctcatcctcctcgtctgcagctAACGGCCTCCCCCCTGCCAAGGTTAGCGTGCTTCAGAGACTGGGCAAGCTCCCTGCCACGCACCCCAACACAGCAGTGCCGCCTACGCCTGCCGACACGCAGGACAACCGAGTGACCAGCACCAGGCCCAAAGCCCAGGAGAGGCCGAGCATAGCCAGCCCCaaggtcagcagcagcactggagtGGGCCCCGGAGGAGACCCTGTGGGTGCTCAGATGGATGTGCAGGCCATCAGCGTTTTTAAAAGACTGGGCAGCAAGAGAACCTAACGCAGACACCTCCAACATGAGTCACACCCTTTCTATGTCCACTTTATCCAATTACCATCACCCTTTTACACTTTTTAAAGGTACATCCAGGGTTGCAAATAGATAATTGAGTGTTTGTCAGTCTGGAGTCATTTTGAGTAGAACTGCAATCTCCTGACTACGTGAACAACTGGAATGCTACACTGTAGCTAATAGATGATGTCCCTGCACACTTTAGTTATGCTGCCATTAGCCACTTTTTATTCACTGTCCAAACAACTTAAATTTAAGGAGTCAGAGTTCTCTGTGTTATATGtttttcaacataaaagctacagtatttattatCTCTGTCATATCTGCCAACTTTTGTTTTAGGAATGTGTATGAAACTATATTTGCGAGCTTATGGCATGAGCATGACGAGCTGCCACGATGGTGGTTTTTGTTTTACCTTGTAACTCCACGCGtaaggatgctgctgctccctgttttgagatttgttttaaatgagaaatgtaaatattgtaggttaattattatcattgtgtttgtatttgcccgaaaaaaaaaaggtcttgTGTGCAAGGTACAGAGAGCCTTTCAAAATGAGAAACACAAGATGGCAGCTGGGCATAATACTAGTTGTAAGGTGACCGTTAAAGCTCCAGATGACCTGCACGTTAATGGTGAAAGTGGGAAATTTGTCGTTGAAACTCTTATGATCTTTGGTCCTGGACTTGTGAGCGAAAACCCAAATGGTTACACAGAACGACCTCATGTAAGACTTGAATCCTGTAAAAGCACCGTGGCTCCTTCTCTTCTGCACTTTGTGAAGTAGAGGAACATTTTCTAAAAGACCTACTTGAAGGCTGTAGTagaataatgtttattttaaaatgcaatgTATAGATTTGTTAGTTGATTTCTCACAGCacagaacgtgttctgctgcatatttttctatgcGGACATTCTTGTACCAGGCGCCTGCATAATGGAACTCTTATGCCACTGGGCCTGGTGTCAAGCCACTGTGCTGTAGCTCGAGTAGATAGCTCACCTTACCTAGTTTGGGTCCTTCACACCTGTGTAATTTTTGCTacattgtaaatattttaaatgattcaaattatgtttatgcatttttattgttttaagagACAAAATACAACAAACCGCTACGTCTTTGCTTTCCTGTTCCGTTTTTGTGAAGGCTTTTCAATATCACCGTCACAGCAAAGTCGATATGTTTCCTTGGGGGTTTTAACCTGATTTATTTATaatctttctctctgttttcttttaagttGCAGGTGCTGTGTTGGAGGAACTGTGAGTGCTATGTAACAGTGTTTAATCACTGGGTGTCTTTTCAGTCTGTGCAGCTCCACACCTAGTCTATTTTGAGTTGGCATGTATATATGTAGGCTATGACCTCTAGAGAAATTCACTTCAAAAGGTATAGTTATATAGGAGTTAAAGAGAAGCAACAATTAAAACTGCAACCATCATAGGTCGAGTAACCAAAGTTGCTCCTCCAcacattttctttcttatttctgTATTACTATAACTATAAGCAGAAGTACTTTAAATACCATTCACATGTATTCCCAAAATTAGAACCAGAAGGATTTGGAAGTCAGTGAAATCTCCCTTTGAAGTAATTGACAATTATTAAGATCACTTGTCATGTAAATTTAACCCGCAGAATACATCTGTTCATAGTAATTAATAGAAAAACCACGAGAACAGCTTGTTCTGAAAGTGAACCAAGCGTATTCGCTTTGCCAGGTTGTTTCAAAATAGGCCAAGAAATGTGTTTATGCCACTGTCATTGAGTATCTTGCTCCTggtctctggtgtgtgtgtgtctgtgtgcgtgtgttgtgtgtgtgcgctgaatAGCAATAATGCAGATTAGTCACACTTCATGAACCCTTGATTGACACTGGCTGGTTATGTTCTTTACATACTAATTAATATTGAATAATGATTAGTCATGGCCTTAGTAAATGCATTATTATGTATCACAGGCCATTCCTTTGTTTATGCTGTCTGCTTCCATCGATTATGTTGGTTCTATGGTTGTATTTTGACTTCATTCAGTTTATATTTAGATGCAGGACTGTCACTTGTTCAACACACCTGCTAATGAACTTGCTTTTTCTCAGGCTGGCGACCTGGATACTTCTTCCACCGCTGTGGGTGGAGGTAAACCGTACATTTCAGCAGTCGTCCGTGTAATTACCACGGCGCCCGCTGGGTGTCGCCTTcgccttttctctcctcccttctcgGCTCCCCTCGTTTGGTCCCTGCTGCCTGTCTCCTTGAAAACCTTATCAGAAGTCATCAGGCGATCCGGTTTCGCCATAATCTGGTGTTTACCGGCAGCAGAAGGAATTAGTTTATATCGGAACTTAAAAAAAGGGAGCAACAGACTGTTTTCAGCACTAGTGCTGTCCACGTCCAAACAATGGGAGTGACGTAatctatatttttttattactctGCTAATTAATCTTCCGAGCTATGGTGAACATGAAGGGGCTGCCACAAATGTCAGGGCGTAACCTCTGCGTGATAGTCCAACAAATAGCAGGCCGTGCGAGTTAACTGCTATTTGTGTGCACGCGACTACTAATAAATGAACTATTATTGTTTAAATGGTAATTTATCAATCTGCGACGTGTCTTGACAAACGATCGTTTGTGTCGGGACAGGTTTTCTCGGTTTTGTCACGTAAATCTGGGCTGCAGCAACGCCTCACGACTTCTCTTTTGGACCCACAATGCTTTGCGGCACTTGTGTGCGCTGTCTGTGGTGCTGAAGCTGCGCGTGCCTCGGAGCTTGCTACCATAGAAATCCACCCGAGCATCCTTCCGCGAGAGGAGCAGCGCGCGGGATCTGTTGGAGGTTGTGTTTCCGACGGTTGGAAAACTGGGATTCGGGGATTTCAGGGTGTTTGTTCTCGCTTTAAACCTCACCCTCTGACTACAAAGACTATTTACTTTTATTCTCTGCCCCCTCCTCAAACACGAGCTTCGCGCCAGAGCTATTTTTGAAGTCGTTTTCCGTGGCTGCGTTTCGAGGCTCGTCGTCCGTCCGGTGCCGCCGTCTGCCCCGCCGCCTCTGCCGCTCCGTCCCGCATCCTTTATGCACAGCACGCTGATCCGGTCCTCCCCAGCAAAACACAGCTTCGTGTCCGAGCGCCATGGCCCGCTCCAGTCGCGTTCTCTGAGAGACATGGAAGCCAAGCAGCACCCCATAAAGAGCCTTAAAAGCTACCCGGAGACCGGCGGCCGGAGTCTGGCAGCGGCCGCCGGAGcgggagacggcggcggcggcggcggggggcgAACCGGCTCCGCTGAAACGGAGATGGAGGCGAAGATCCAAAAAGCCATCGACTTCAAGGCGGAGGGTCACCGCTGCTACAAGGAGAAGAAATTTCGGGAGGCGATCGGCAAATACCACcgagcgctgctgcagctcaaaggcGCGCACGTCGTCGACGGGACCACGGGCTCCGAGGTCAACCTGCTGAACCAAGCCGCGGCCAAGctgacggaggagcagcggagagcCGTGGAGAGCACCGAGATCGAGTGCTACGACAGCCTGACAGGTGAGCGGAACCCGGGCACCGCAGAGCCCGGAGCCGCGCTGCCGACGCCGTGCGTTCCGGTTCACCGGGTTCACAGCGGTACAGACACAGTGGTGGAATAACACGACTAAAGACTAACAATGGTGAATGTGGGGAGACGTGCACTGATCAGGTCGTTTAGCCAGGTAATGTCAGTGCCACATCACAGTGAGGCGAGCACAATACTGCCCTTTTcctgtgatttattattatagatGTGGACTAATGGCTAAAAcagactgtaaataaaataagaatTCACAGGGACAAAAGGGTTAATGTAATTAGA from Betta splendens chromosome 13, fBetSpl5.4, whole genome shotgun sequence includes:
- the ttc9b gene encoding tetratricopeptide repeat protein 9B — its product is MHSTLIRSSPAKHSFVSERHGPLQSRSLRDMEAKQHPIKSLKSYPETGGRSLAAAAGAGDGGGGGGGRTGSAETEMEAKIQKAIDFKAEGHRCYKEKKFREAIGKYHRALLQLKGAHVVDGTTGSEVNLLNQAAAKLTEEQRRAVESTEIECYDSLTACLLQSELVNYERVKEYCLKVLSHQRDHFKAMYRAGIAFYHLGDYECALRYLRDAKNREPTDTNVLRYIQLTEMKMSKSGQRERESGKETHG
- the c13h19orf47 gene encoding uncharacterized protein C19orf47 homolog isoform X3, translated to MASVTTATSEWIQFFKDAGIPAGLAVTYAVSFVDNRIQKTMLMDLSKDIMMDLGITVVGDIIAILKHAKQVYRQDMCKMATEAISSGQTSVQAELRRTANTPATRMIANALSHDSPPNTPARRPDNRLSVTVSNTQANKGSKAGLKRTSVFARLGAESKADTTTTNNKPTGVFSRLDQGVQDEDRLKPAKVVGNMVVDEEDDSDEEGSVLQYAGVLKKPPAPQKKEPARKPPPTTLRRLGGKFKLPPSDTPSSSSSSSAANGLPPAKVSVLQRLGKLPATHPNTAVPPTPADTQDNRVTSTRPKAQERPSIASPKVSSSTGVGPGGDPVGAQMDVQAISVFKRLGSKRT
- the c13h19orf47 gene encoding uncharacterized protein C19orf47 homolog isoform X1 — protein: MASVTTATSEWIQFFKDAGIPAGLAVTYAVSFVDNRIQKTMLMDLSKDIMMDLGITVVGDIIAILKHAKQVYRQDMCKMATEAISSGQTSVQAELRRTANTPATRMIANALSHDSPPNTPARRPDNRLSVTVSNTQANKGSKAVVSQPADEGNGLPAVKRRRVTAEMEGKYIINMPKGTTPRTRRILAQQTKKGLKRTSVFARLGAESKADTTTTNNKPTGVFSRLDQGVQDEDRLKPAKVVGNMVVDEEDDSDEEGSVLQYAGVLKKPPAPQKKEPARKPPPTTLRRLGGKFKLPPSDTPSSSSSSSAANGLPPAKVSVLQRLGKLPATHPNTAVPPTPADTQDNRVTSTRPKAQERPSIASPKVSSSTGVGPGGDPVGAQMDVQAISVFKRLGSKRT
- the c13h19orf47 gene encoding uncharacterized protein C19orf47 homolog isoform X2, encoding MASVTTATSEWIQFFKDAGIPAGLAVTYAVSFVDNRIQKTMLMDLSKDIMMDLGITVVGDIIAILKHAKQVYRQDMCKMATEAISSGQTSVQAELRRTANTPATRMIANALSHDSPPNTPARRPDNRLSVTVSNTQANKGSKAVVSQPADEGNGLPAVKRRRVTAEMEGLKRTSVFARLGAESKADTTTTNNKPTGVFSRLDQGVQDEDRLKPAKVVGNMVVDEEDDSDEEGSVLQYAGVLKKPPAPQKKEPARKPPPTTLRRLGGKFKLPPSDTPSSSSSSSAANGLPPAKVSVLQRLGKLPATHPNTAVPPTPADTQDNRVTSTRPKAQERPSIASPKVSSSTGVGPGGDPVGAQMDVQAISVFKRLGSKRT